In Methanocalculus alkaliphilus, a single window of DNA contains:
- a CDS encoding glycosyltransferase, with amino-acid sequence MGEKRRILLVSTQDYIHHPIPSRHHYICEELALRHDVHVPHFHVSRGEERETRLKVHEATLFPFQSPLLHYTLNAPHHFRVINRIIKEEDIDIVVGAHVLAGAAMIRAAEKHEIPVLFDLKDWFPDSAAAYYNNRILKEAIRSTVWNITRWNLSHSTRVTTVSPSLVRQLAEYGFSAGLITNGVNTDLFYPRDIGVCKRDIGLDPESFVIGFAGSVERWYAIDQLIRMLPEIRSFCPEVHLLIVGGSLFTDYIEELQALVLSLGLSEMVTFTGGKRYDELPLYMNAMDVCTIPLSPPQWVQIALPNKFFEYSACSRPILSTPIPDVEAIGGPHLHIYRSPGEFVNTVRQIYLERVEYTIDFSRFSWKRKAAEFETVIEEVLSGGDR; translated from the coding sequence ATGGGTGAGAAACGGCGTATCCTCCTCGTCTCGACGCAGGATTACATCCACCATCCGATCCCATCCCGCCATCATTATATCTGCGAGGAGCTGGCACTCCGGCATGACGTTCATGTTCCACACTTTCATGTCAGCCGGGGAGAAGAGAGGGAGACGAGGCTGAAGGTGCATGAGGCGACGCTCTTCCCCTTCCAGAGTCCGCTGCTTCATTATACACTGAATGCCCCCCACCATTTCAGGGTGATCAACCGGATCATTAAGGAGGAGGATATCGATATCGTTGTCGGGGCGCATGTCCTCGCCGGAGCTGCGATGATCCGGGCAGCAGAGAAACATGAAATTCCGGTTCTCTTCGATCTCAAGGACTGGTTTCCTGACTCTGCTGCTGCTTATTATAATAACCGTATCCTCAAAGAGGCAATCCGGTCGACCGTCTGGAATATTACCCGGTGGAATCTCTCTCATAGCACCCGGGTGACGACGGTATCACCCTCCCTGGTTCGTCAGCTGGCAGAGTATGGGTTCTCTGCCGGGCTCATCACAAACGGTGTTAATACCGATCTCTTCTATCCACGTGATATAGGGGTCTGTAAGCGAGATATAGGGCTCGATCCGGAGAGTTTTGTGATAGGCTTTGCAGGGAGCGTCGAGCGCTGGTATGCCATCGATCAATTGATCAGGATGCTCCCTGAGATCCGATCCTTCTGCCCGGAGGTTCATCTCCTTATTGTCGGCGGCTCCCTCTTCACCGACTATATTGAGGAGCTGCAGGCGCTTGTTCTCTCGCTCGGACTCTCGGAGATGGTTACGTTCACCGGCGGAAAGCGGTATGATGAACTCCCGCTCTACATGAATGCGATGGATGTCTGCACCATCCCTCTTTCTCCACCGCAGTGGGTGCAGATAGCACTTCCAAACAAGTTTTTTGAATATTCTGCATGCTCAAGGCCGATCCTCTCAACCCCGATCCCGGATGTCGAGGCGATCGGGGGGCCTCATCTTCATATCTATCGAAGCCCGGGTGAGTTTGTTAATACGGTTCGGCAGATCTACCTTGAGAGGGTGGAGTATACCATTGATTTCTCCCGTTTCTCCTGGAAGAGGAAGGCAGCCGAATTTGAGACTGTAATAGAAGAGGTCCTCTCCGGCGGGGATCGATAA
- a CDS encoding oligosaccharyl transferase, archaeosortase A system-associated: MLKGSNIQITRRTIRYSFIGACLIAFSLLTFWLRTLPIPRIVSDDWVNLLGNDPWYSLRQIEQMALDFPAYSWFDPMSHFPVGEAIYWGPLFRLLAVVLVILAGASTRPEIMYVASFLPPLMAVAMVPVMYGLGAKLVDWKTGLVSAGFISVIAGQYAYRSLYSFVDHHITETLFSALFCLCFIIAMMKLKESGVRLTDLQSLKNPVLTYPALAGFAFLLGFYNMTTMVIFGVIVVIYTIIQMLLDHIRKEASDYLILTNCVTFFVVILGIIPFGLKQTGFGVGVYGPGNIIVYGLIIIGTLLLYAISQYLSDNPWYFYPASLVGLTIASLIVGLLALPNLTRGYIGQFTAVFGMRAEVLTVQEAMPWQFANAVSVFNWGWILVAGGTVYLLYRIWKQNNAPALFTLIWFALIFLATTRQVRFEYYLAANIALLAALAVGAVMQIGGRDLLRMAGIEKLLDPQNEIPPEMPPAEPEGAEKKGRKEKKPQKTTAESSGSPLRVGLLVVTVIIALLFAWSGVSANIMMGSNVGGGINSDWKAALVWLGENTPDPGVDYYEIFDTPQMRGVYEYPPEAYGVMSWWDYGHWITFVSKRIPHANPFQRGAVTAGGFFMETDGEKASATLEELGIRYVITDIEMATGKFWAMATWPDPVNATRPFQQVMLYQQSPTTGSYQSIQLYRETYYQTMIQRLHVFDGSATPAGEILVVESAPASALGLGTSPYPVITNVQQADTTEDARRYIEEFTRAAPANHSAEILSPEMFTPSTDLDALQRFRLAYESPTNVLSSGGDIRYVKIFEFVSGAVLEGEGTIEVPVETNTGRTFTYRQESRDGIFVLPYPTEAGPDDVVVATGPYRIVETGQEISVSYRAVMEGLRI, from the coding sequence ATGCTTAAGGGGTCGAATATTCAGATAACCAGGCGAACGATCAGGTATTCATTCATCGGTGCCTGTTTAATCGCCTTTTCCCTCCTCACTTTCTGGCTGCGGACCCTGCCGATCCCCAGGATTGTATCCGACGACTGGGTTAATCTCCTTGGGAATGATCCCTGGTACAGTCTTCGCCAGATCGAACAGATGGCTCTTGATTTCCCTGCGTACTCCTGGTTTGATCCAATGTCGCATTTCCCGGTTGGTGAGGCAATTTACTGGGGTCCGCTCTTCAGGTTGCTTGCGGTCGTTCTTGTGATCCTGGCGGGAGCCTCCACTCGCCCGGAGATTATGTATGTCGCCTCGTTCCTTCCTCCGCTGATGGCAGTTGCAATGGTACCGGTGATGTACGGACTCGGTGCCAAGCTTGTGGACTGGAAGACCGGGCTTGTCTCTGCCGGATTTATCTCGGTTATCGCGGGCCAGTATGCGTACCGTTCACTGTACTCGTTTGTTGATCACCATATCACCGAGACGCTCTTCTCAGCACTCTTCTGTTTGTGTTTTATCATTGCGATGATGAAACTGAAGGAGAGCGGGGTGAGACTCACTGATCTTCAGAGCCTGAAGAATCCGGTGCTGACCTATCCGGCACTTGCAGGGTTTGCATTCCTCCTCGGGTTTTACAATATGACGACGATGGTGATCTTCGGTGTGATTGTGGTCATCTATACGATCATCCAGATGCTGCTTGACCATATCCGCAAAGAGGCATCTGATTATCTCATCCTGACAAACTGTGTCACATTTTTCGTGGTTATTCTCGGGATCATTCCGTTTGGATTGAAACAGACAGGGTTTGGTGTTGGAGTCTATGGCCCCGGGAACATCATCGTCTATGGTCTGATAATCATCGGCACGCTTCTCCTCTATGCTATCTCCCAGTATCTGTCAGATAATCCCTGGTACTTCTATCCGGCGTCTCTTGTTGGTCTGACCATCGCCTCTCTGATTGTTGGTTTGCTGGCATTGCCAAATCTGACGCGGGGATATATAGGACAGTTCACCGCTGTCTTCGGAATGCGGGCCGAGGTACTCACCGTCCAGGAGGCGATGCCCTGGCAGTTTGCAAATGCAGTATCGGTCTTCAACTGGGGGTGGATTCTTGTTGCCGGGGGGACTGTGTACCTTCTATATCGGATCTGGAAACAGAATAATGCCCCCGCACTCTTCACACTCATCTGGTTTGCCCTCATCTTCCTTGCAACCACCCGGCAGGTCCGGTTTGAGTACTATCTTGCCGCGAATATCGCGCTATTAGCTGCGCTTGCTGTTGGTGCGGTGATGCAGATCGGCGGCCGGGATCTCCTCCGGATGGCGGGCATTGAAAAGCTCCTTGATCCGCAGAATGAGATCCCACCCGAGATGCCCCCCGCAGAGCCGGAAGGAGCAGAAAAGAAGGGGAGGAAAGAGAAAAAACCACAGAAAACAACTGCAGAATCTTCTGGCAGCCCTCTCCGGGTGGGACTCCTTGTAGTGACGGTGATCATCGCCCTCCTCTTTGCCTGGTCGGGTGTGTCCGCAAATATCATGATGGGATCAAATGTCGGTGGTGGAATCAATTCCGACTGGAAAGCCGCCCTTGTCTGGCTGGGGGAGAATACCCCGGATCCCGGTGTGGATTATTATGAGATCTTTGATACACCACAAATGCGTGGTGTGTATGAATATCCTCCCGAGGCTTACGGTGTCATGTCGTGGTGGGATTACGGCCACTGGATCACCTTCGTCTCCAAACGGATACCGCATGCAAACCCGTTCCAGCGTGGTGCAGTGACTGCAGGTGGCTTCTTCATGGAGACGGATGGAGAGAAAGCATCGGCCACACTTGAAGAGTTAGGTATCCGGTATGTGATCACTGACATCGAGATGGCGACCGGAAAGTTCTGGGCGATGGCAACCTGGCCTGACCCGGTGAATGCCACCAGACCATTCCAGCAGGTTATGCTCTACCAGCAGTCGCCCACAACGGGTTCATACCAATCGATTCAGCTCTACAGGGAGACGTACTATCAGACGATGATCCAGCGGCTTCATGTTTTTGATGGTTCGGCGACACCGGCCGGAGAGATTCTCGTCGTCGAGTCAGCTCCTGCATCTGCACTGGGGCTTGGAACAAGCCCATACCCGGTGATCACCAACGTCCAGCAGGCAGACACAACTGAGGATGCACGGCGGTACATCGAGGAATTCACCCGGGCTGCCCCGGCGAACCATTCTGCCGAGATCCTCTCCCCGGAGATGTTTACACCATCGACAGACCTTGATGCACTGCAGCGGTTCAGGCTTGCCTACGAATCCCCGACAAATGTCCTTAGCAGTGGCGGCGATATCCGGTATGTGAAGATCTTCGAGTTCGTCTCCGGTGCAGTTCTCGAAGGAGAAGGAACGATTGAGGTGCCGGTTGAGACGAATACCGGCAGGACATTCACCTACCGGCAGGAGAGCCGGGACGGGATCTTTGTGCTGCCGTATCCGACCGAGGCCGGGCCGGATGATGTGGTTGTGGCAACAGGACCGTATCGGATTGTTGAGACGGGGCAGGAGATTTCGGTGTCGTACCGGGCGGTGATGGAAGGTTTGAGGATTTGA
- a CDS encoding nucleotide sugar dehydrogenase: MTDHHQKKYQNRLTAIIEKRGPIKTVGVIGMGYVGIPAAALFADAPEFQKVYGFQRDSKSSGYKIELINRGESPLDKDEPELGDLISKVVSGGKFECTADFSRIAECDAICLAIQTPFANPKDLIPDFGPLQEGLRQTGKYLSEGALVVLESTITPGTTTGMAREILEGESGLRAGEDFALAHAPERVMVGRLLKNIREHDRIVGGIDDPSTRRAIELYIPVLTTGSIIPMTATAAEVTKTAENAFRDLQIAAANQLALHCEAMGVNVYDVRKGIDSLKGEGITRAILWPGAGVGGHCLTKDTWHLERGAQQLGGELWYPHGQHSIFGVARAINDFMPSHMAQLTRDAQDRAGIDVAESHIALLGWAFINDSGDARNTPSEPFYNEMEGYGAGMMVHDPFVADDEAGVPIEDNLDTVLRDADTIVIFTGHSEYRNLDPLTVKWLSGEDHPVIVDGRNTIDPDSFINAGFIYKGIGRGDKNNHTVI, translated from the coding sequence ATGACCGACCATCATCAGAAGAAGTACCAGAACCGTCTCACAGCTATCATAGAGAAACGCGGTCCGATCAAAACAGTCGGCGTAATTGGGATGGGGTATGTCGGCATCCCGGCAGCTGCCCTCTTTGCCGATGCCCCTGAATTTCAGAAAGTCTATGGGTTTCAGCGGGATTCCAAAAGCTCAGGATATAAAATTGAGTTGATCAACCGGGGCGAGTCCCCACTCGATAAGGATGAGCCGGAACTGGGTGATCTGATCTCAAAGGTCGTCTCTGGAGGGAAATTTGAATGCACTGCAGATTTTTCAAGAATTGCAGAGTGCGATGCCATCTGCCTTGCCATACAGACGCCGTTTGCCAATCCAAAAGATCTCATCCCGGACTTTGGACCTTTGCAGGAGGGACTCAGGCAGACAGGGAAGTACCTCTCAGAAGGTGCCCTTGTCGTCCTTGAGTCCACCATCACCCCGGGCACGACCACAGGCATGGCACGGGAGATACTCGAAGGGGAATCCGGCCTCCGTGCAGGCGAGGACTTTGCACTCGCCCATGCCCCGGAGCGGGTAATGGTTGGCAGGCTCCTGAAGAATATCCGGGAGCACGACCGGATTGTCGGTGGGATTGATGATCCAAGTACCCGGCGCGCTATTGAACTGTACATTCCTGTGCTGACCACCGGTAGCATCATCCCGATGACGGCAACCGCGGCTGAGGTGACAAAGACTGCAGAAAACGCATTCCGAGACCTCCAGATAGCAGCAGCAAATCAGCTCGCACTCCACTGTGAGGCGATGGGTGTCAATGTCTATGATGTCCGGAAAGGTATCGATTCACTGAAAGGAGAGGGGATCACTCGGGCAATCCTCTGGCCTGGTGCCGGGGTCGGGGGCCACTGCCTGACAAAAGACACCTGGCACCTTGAGCGGGGTGCTCAGCAGCTCGGCGGCGAGCTCTGGTATCCCCACGGCCAGCATTCGATCTTCGGGGTTGCCCGGGCGATCAACGACTTCATGCCATCCCACATGGCACAGCTGACAAGAGATGCGCAGGATCGTGCAGGGATAGATGTTGCCGAATCGCATATTGCCCTCCTTGGCTGGGCGTTCATCAACGACTCGGGTGATGCCCGAAATACCCCGTCTGAACCATTCTATAATGAGATGGAGGGGTATGGTGCAGGCATGATGGTGCATGATCCGTTTGTTGCAGATGATGAAGCAGGCGTTCCGATAGAAGACAATCTGGATACCGTTCTCCGCGATGCAGATACGATCGTCATCTTCACCGGCCATTCTGAATACCGGAATCTTGATCCTCTAACCGTGAAGTGGCTCTCAGGGGAAGACCACCCGGTGATCGTTGATGGGCGCAATACAATCGATCCCGACTCATTCATCAACGCCGGGTTCATCTATAAGGGGATCGGCCGGGGCGATAAGAACAACCATACGG
- a CDS encoding Gfo/Idh/MocA family protein has translation MDVGVIGVGVMGRNHARIYNELKEVGVTYVFDLDAKSAEEVAAQTGAEVCSSIDEMLRKVDLVSLVVPTRYHFETAKQVIASGVHTLIEKPICATVSEAEQLIQEIPEGIVVGVGHIERFNPIVPEIQRIAKAPRYIAFHRHNPASGRITDASIVEDLMIHDIDILVNAFFPDSEYSFSVRGSKDIAHVLGGVDSTSFYLSASRKSAKKIRSIYIEEEERTVEGDFMTQEIYVYRKPETYDQTNGLYRQENIIEKVLVNKVEPLKVELQAFVRAARDGRMFDVTPEEGLTNLRICEAIQRGISR, from the coding sequence ATGGACGTTGGTGTTATCGGAGTGGGGGTGATGGGCAGAAATCATGCCCGCATCTACAATGAACTAAAAGAGGTCGGGGTGACCTATGTCTTTGATCTTGATGCAAAGAGTGCTGAAGAGGTCGCTGCCCAGACGGGAGCTGAGGTCTGCTCCTCGATTGATGAAATGCTCAGGAAGGTCGACCTTGTCTCGCTCGTGGTTCCCACCCGGTACCACTTCGAGACTGCAAAGCAGGTGATCGCATCGGGGGTGCATACCCTGATCGAAAAACCGATCTGCGCCACCGTGTCCGAGGCGGAGCAGCTGATACAGGAGATTCCTGAGGGGATTGTTGTAGGTGTCGGTCATATCGAGCGTTTTAACCCGATCGTCCCAGAGATCCAAAGAATCGCTAAAGCCCCCCGGTATATCGCCTTCCACCGCCACAATCCGGCATCCGGCAGAATCACCGATGCCTCGATCGTCGAGGACCTGATGATCCATGACATTGACATCCTCGTTAACGCCTTCTTCCCGGATTCAGAGTATTCCTTCTCAGTACGCGGAAGCAAAGACATCGCCCATGTCCTTGGAGGAGTTGATTCGACCTCCTTCTACCTCTCTGCTTCCAGAAAATCCGCGAAAAAGATTCGATCAATATACATCGAGGAAGAAGAGCGAACAGTCGAGGGCGATTTCATGACCCAGGAGATCTATGTATACCGGAAACCGGAGACCTATGATCAGACGAACGGCTTATACCGACAGGAGAATATCATCGAGAAGGTGCTCGTGAATAAGGTCGAGCCATTGAAGGTCGAACTTCAGGCATTTGTCCGGGCTGCCAGGGATGGCAGAATGTTTGATGTGACGCCTGAAGAGGGGCTGACAAATCTAAGGATCTGTGAGGCGATCCAGCGGGGGATTTCCAGGTGA